A region of Arabidopsis thaliana chromosome 5, partial sequence DNA encodes the following proteins:
- a CDS encoding HMG-box (high mobility group) DNA-binding family protein (HMG-box (high mobility group) DNA-binding family protein; FUNCTIONS IN: DNA binding; INVOLVED IN: regulation of transcription, DNA-dependent; LOCATED IN: nucleus; EXPRESSED IN: 21 plant structures; EXPRESSED DURING: 13 growth stages; CONTAINS InterPro DOMAIN/s: High mobility group, superfamily (InterPro:IPR009071), High mobility group, HMG1/HMG2 (InterPro:IPR000910); BEST Arabidopsis thaliana protein match is: high-mobility group box 6 (TAIR:AT5G23420.1); Has 632 Blast hits to 609 proteins in 129 species: Archae - 0; Bacteria - 10; Metazoa - 212; Fungi - 44; Plants - 246; Viruses - 7; Other Eukaryotes - 113 (source: NCBI BLink).), with protein MSGASSEDSSIFARCEDVDCNKKIPVELVRMHICYAMFHRTLAARGFGTQTQAKKKPTNKKKSTTSLTDFAVFMNHFRKSFRTDYNGALVKEGSKIGWEMWKSMTEDEKKDYLDKAADEEDEDEDTVEEQADDSDDAEDNEVKETDDDN; from the exons ATGTCCGGCGCATCGTCTGAGGATAGCAGTATTTTCGCTCGCtg TGAAGACGTAGACTGTAACAAGAAAATACCTGTAGAGCTTGTAAGGATGCACATTTGTTATGCTATGTTCCATAGGACTCTGG CAGCTCGAGGTTTTGGGACACAAACTCAGGCTAAGAAGAAACCtacaaacaa GAAGAAGTCAACAACATCTCTTACCGATTTTGCTGTCTTCAT GAATCATTTCCGTAAATCTTTTAGAACAGATTATAATGGTGCATTGGTGAAAGAA GGTTCAAAGATCGGTTGGGAAATGTGGAAGTCTATGACTGAGGAT GAGAAGAAAGATTATCTCGATAAAGCTGCTGATGAGGAA gatgaggatgaggatACCGTGGAGGAACAAGCtgatgattctgatgatgCTGAGGACAATGAAGTTAAGGAAACAGATGATGACAATTGA
- the MIA40 gene encoding Cox19-like CHCH family protein (Cox19-like CHCH family protein; FUNCTIONS IN: molecular_function unknown; INVOLVED IN: biological_process unknown; LOCATED IN: chloroplast; CONTAINS InterPro DOMAIN/s: CHCH (InterPro:IPR010625); Has 30201 Blast hits to 17322 proteins in 780 species: Archae - 12; Bacteria - 1396; Metazoa - 17338; Fungi - 3422; Plants - 5037; Viruses - 0; Other Eukaryotes - 2996 (source: NCBI BLink).): MGQAQSDENSIPTTTTTNTPPPSANSPRDSEDTSSPSMDSLLAEAAAYGEDDNENESLEAKAQRALDCPCIADLRNGSCGSQFSEAFLCFLKSTAEEKGSDCVNPFVALQSCINANPDAFSKSVTGDEKETEKKEEQPPVQDHRIIPPLWAKDPPRSGNSKL, translated from the exons ATGGGTCAAGCTCAAAGTGACGAGAACTCAATTCCGACGACGACGACAACGAACACTCCTCCTCCTTCTGCGAATTCACCTCGGGATTCTGAAGATACTTCGTCGCCATCGATGGATTCTCTTCTTGCag AAGCTGCAGCATATGGTGAAGATGATAATGAGAATGAG TCTCTTGAAGCCAAAGCACAGAGAGCTCTCGATTGTCCTTGTATAGCAGATTTGCGTAATGGCTCTTGCGGGTCTCAGTTCTCCGAGGCATTCCTTTGCTTTCTCAAAAGCACTGCTGAAGAAAAG ggATCAGACTGCGTGAATCCATTTGTAGCATTGCAAAGCTGTATCAATGCCAATCCGGATGCATTCTCTAAATCAGTTACAGGGGACGAAAAAGAAACCGagaaaaaggaagagcagCCTCCTGTGCAAGACCATAGAATCATCCCTCCTCTCTGGGCCAAAGACCCGCCTCGCAGTGGCAATTCCAAGCTTTAG
- the HMGB6 gene encoding high-mobility group box 6 (high-mobility group box 6 (HMGB6); CONTAINS InterPro DOMAIN/s: High mobility group, superfamily (InterPro:IPR009071), High mobility group, HMG1/HMG2 (InterPro:IPR000910); BEST Arabidopsis thaliana protein match is: HMG-box (high mobility group) DNA-binding family protein (TAIR:AT5G23405.1); Has 30201 Blast hits to 17322 proteins in 780 species: Archae - 12; Bacteria - 1396; Metazoa - 17338; Fungi - 3422; Plants - 5037; Viruses - 0; Other Eukaryotes - 2996 (source: NCBI BLink).), translating to MAGPSTTSNAPKQRKRVEAETSSNTSTTLRRAKDGSAFALCEGCNKSVAVALISMHNCSLDAKIRVNLEAQVVETQAEAKKKPAEKKKTTSDGPKPKRLKKTNDEKKSSSTSNKPKRPLTAFFIFMSDFRKTFKSEHNGSLAKDAAKIGGEKWKSLTEEEKKVYLDKAAELKAEYNKSLESNDADEEEEDEEKQSDDVDDAEEKQVDDDDEVEEKEVENTDDDKKEAEGKEEEEEEILDDY from the exons atggCTGGACCATCGACAACTTCAAACGCACcaaagcagaggaagagagtCGAAGCCGAGACTAGCAGCAACACTTCTACTACCTTACGTCGCGCTAAAGACGGAAGCGCTTTCGCTCTCTG TGAAGGATGTAACAAGAGTGTAGCTGTAGCGCTTATAAGCATGCACAATTGCAGTCTCGATGCTAAGATCAGAGTGAATCTCG aAGCACAAGTTGTGGAGACACAAGCAGAGGCTAAGAAGAAGCCTGCAGAGAA GAAGAAGACAACATCTGATGGACCTAAGCCAAAGAGACTTAAGAAAACcaatgatgagaagaagagctCGTCTACTTCAAACAAGCCCAAGCGACCTCTTACCgctttctttatcttcat GAGTGACTTCCGTAAAACGTTTAAGTCAGAGCATAATGGTTCGTTAGCTAAGGAT GCTGCAAAGATCGGTGGTGAGAAGTGGAAGTCTTTGACTGAGGAA GAGAAGAAAGTTTATCTGGATAAAGCTGCTGAACTTAAGGCAGAGTATAACAAGTCACTGGAAAGTAATGATGCTGATGAGGAA gaggaagatgaggagAAGCAAtctgatgatgttgatgatgctGAGGAGAAACAAgttgacgatgatgatgaagttgagGAGAAAGAAGTTGAGAACACAGATGATGACAAGAAAGAAGCTGAGGGtaaagaagaggaggaagaagagattttggaTGACTACTAG
- the HMGB6 gene encoding high-mobility group box 6 (high-mobility group box 6 (HMGB6); FUNCTIONS IN: DNA binding, sequence-specific DNA binding transcription factor activity; LOCATED IN: nucleus; EXPRESSED IN: 21 plant structures; EXPRESSED DURING: 13 growth stages.): MAGPSTTSNAPKQRKRVEAETSSNTSTTLRRAKDGSAFALCEGCNKSVAVALISMHNCSLDAKIRVNLEAQVVETQAEAKKKPAEKKMRRSNLMMLMMLRRNKLTMMMKLRRKKLRTQMMTRKKLRVKKRRKKRFWMTTRNDMLVFVVLVLLKSVYL; the protein is encoded by the exons atggCTGGACCATCGACAACTTCAAACGCACcaaagcagaggaagagagtCGAAGCCGAGACTAGCAGCAACACTTCTACTACCTTACGTCGCGCTAAAGACGGAAGCGCTTTCGCTCTCTG TGAAGGATGTAACAAGAGTGTAGCTGTAGCGCTTATAAGCATGCACAATTGCAGTCTCGATGCTAAGATCAGAGTGAATCTCG aAGCACAAGTTGTGGAGACACAAGCAGAGGCTAAGAAGAAGCCTGCAGAGAA gaagatgaggagAAGCAAtctgatgatgttgatgatgctGAGGAGAAACAAgttgacgatgatgatgaagttgagGAGAAAGAAGTTGAGAACACAGATGATGACAAGAAAGAAGCTGAGGGtaaagaagaggaggaagaagagattttggaTGACTACTAGAAATGATATGCTCGTTTTTGTGGTTCTAGTCTTACTGAAATCGGTTTATCTCTAA
- a CDS encoding HMG-box (high mobility group) DNA-binding family protein (HMG-box (high mobility group) DNA-binding family protein; FUNCTIONS IN: DNA binding; INVOLVED IN: regulation of transcription, DNA-dependent; LOCATED IN: nucleus; EXPRESSED IN: 21 plant structures; EXPRESSED DURING: 13 growth stages; CONTAINS InterPro DOMAIN/s: High mobility group, superfamily (InterPro:IPR009071), High mobility group, HMG1/HMG2 (InterPro:IPR000910); BEST Arabidopsis thaliana protein match is: high-mobility group box 6 (TAIR:AT5G23420.1); Has 679 Blast hits to 656 proteins in 130 species: Archae - 0; Bacteria - 10; Metazoa - 256; Fungi - 44; Plants - 248; Viruses - 7; Other Eukaryotes - 114 (source: NCBI BLink).) produces MSGASSEDSSIFARCEDVDCNKKIPVELVRMHICYAMFHRTLARGFGTQTQAKKKPTNKKKSTTSLTDFAVFMNHFRKSFRTDYNGALVKEGSKIGWEMWKSMTEDEKKDYLDKAADEEDEDEDTVEEQADDSDDAEDNEVKETDDDN; encoded by the exons ATGTCCGGCGCATCGTCTGAGGATAGCAGTATTTTCGCTCGCtg TGAAGACGTAGACTGTAACAAGAAAATACCTGTAGAGCTTGTAAGGATGCACATTTGTTATGCTATGTTCCATAGGACTCTGG CTCGAGGTTTTGGGACACAAACTCAGGCTAAGAAGAAACCtacaaacaa GAAGAAGTCAACAACATCTCTTACCGATTTTGCTGTCTTCAT GAATCATTTCCGTAAATCTTTTAGAACAGATTATAATGGTGCATTGGTGAAAGAA GGTTCAAAGATCGGTTGGGAAATGTGGAAGTCTATGACTGAGGAT GAGAAGAAAGATTATCTCGATAAAGCTGCTGATGAGGAA gatgaggatgaggatACCGTGGAGGAACAAGCtgatgattctgatgatgCTGAGGACAATGAAGTTAAGGAAACAGATGATGACAATTGA
- a CDS encoding Transducin/WD40 repeat-like superfamily protein (Transducin/WD40 repeat-like superfamily protein; CONTAINS InterPro DOMAIN/s: WD40 repeat 2 (InterPro:IPR019782), WD40 repeat, conserved site (InterPro:IPR019775), WD40 repeat (InterPro:IPR001680), G-protein beta WD-40 repeat, region (InterPro:IPR020472), WD40 repeat-like-containing domain (InterPro:IPR011046), WD40-repeat-containing domain (InterPro:IPR017986), WD40/YVTN repeat-like-containing domain (InterPro:IPR015943), WD40 repeat, subgroup (InterPro:IPR019781); BEST Arabidopsis thaliana protein match is: Transducin/WD40 repeat-like superfamily protein (TAIR:AT5G08390.1); Has 113433 Blast hits to 41213 proteins in 1020 species: Archae - 84; Bacteria - 12091; Metazoa - 46348; Fungi - 25039; Plants - 14792; Viruses - 6; Other Eukaryotes - 15073 (source: NCBI BLink).), whose translation MTTKRAYKLQEFVAHSAAVNCLKIGRKSSRVLVTGGEDHKVNLWAIGKPNAILSLYGHSSGIDSVTFDASEVLVAAGAASGTIKLWDLEEAKIVRTLTGHRSNCISVDFHPFGEFFASGSLDTNLKIWDIRKKGCIHTYKGHTRGVNVLRFTPDGRWVVSGGEDNIVKVWDLTAGKLLTEFKSHEGQIQSLDFHPHEFLLATGSADRTVKFWDLETFELIGSGGPETAGVRCLSFNPDGKTVLCGLQESLKIFSWEPIRCHDGVDVGWSRLSDMNVHEGKLLGCSYNQSCVGVWVVDLSRTEPCMAGDTAQSNGHPEKRSCSGRDPVVLNDNNSKTVLGKLSVSQNVDPLLKETKSLGRLSVSQNSDPSTKETKSIGRSSTSQNSESSMKESKPLGRLSVSQNSDVSKESRTFSSTGSLPGTPHRVSSTNVSKATSGVSTAVSNAATSRRNFTKANPKANPVNKAADFAPVIVPRADPRIEQATESRAELDIIARTMPYSLQAADSRRSPSSRNNPDLPDASVLEMSESQPVEPNNIPDGGTLPGGKVGMRGATERSINDFRYKRYGRSNSRSRMGSPPRNHDENYDLVSHRSNRDPSPTESQKGGRFQSLVINRERRGRFSNFEGPVSNFSSGNMPAPNIRPSNMFKQRGNHMPVEQGIDSPSEENIVEDIMGKHNQFVSSMQSRLAKLQVVRRYWERNDVKNSIGSIEKMADNAVTADVLGIITERNEILTLDNCTSLLPLLTALLGSGMDQHLSVSLDLLLKLVRLYGSPIYSSLSAPASVGVDIEAEQRIERYSRCFVELEKVKACLPSLARRGGLVAKSVLELNLAFQEVSS comes from the exons ATGACCACCAAGCGAGCCTATAAGCTTC AGGAATTTGTGGCACATTCTGCTGCTGTCAATTGTCTTAAGATCGGAAGGAAGTCTTCTAGGGTTCTGGTAACAGGTGGTGAAGATCACAAGGTCAATCTTTGGGCTATTGGTAAGCCCAATGCCATTCTG AGCTTGTATGGGCACTCAAGTGGAATTGATTCAGTGACGTTTGATGCTTCGGAGGTCTTAGTTGCAGCAGGAGCTGCTAGTGGTACTATCAAACTTTGGGATTTAGAGGAGGCAAAGA TTGTCAGGACTCTCACTGGTCACAGGTCCAATTGCATCTCAGTGGATTTCCACCCTTTTGGTGAGTTTTTTGCGTCAGGCTCACTAGACACAAATCTTAAGATATGGGATATACGAAAAAAGGGCTGCATCCATACTTACAAGGGTCACACGCGAGGAGTCAATGTACTCAGATTCACCCCAGATGGTCGCTGGGTTGTATCTGGAGGAGAGGACAACATTGTTAAG GTTTGGGATTTAACAGCTGGAAAACTGCTGACCGAGTTTAAGAGTCATGAAGGGCAAATTCAAAGCCTAGATTTTCATCCTCATGAATTCCTACTGGCAACAG GTTCAGCTGATAGAACTGTAAAATTCTGGGATCTGGAAACATTCGAGCTGATTGGTTCTGGTGGACCTGAG ACTGCCGGGGTCCGTTGCCTGAGTTTCAATCCAGATGGAAAGACTGTGCTTTGTGGATTGCAAGAAAGTCTCAAG ATTTTCTCATGGGAGCCAATTAGATGTCATGATGGAGTGGATGTTGGATGGTCAAGATTGTCAGATATGAATGTTCACGAGGGAAAGCTTCTTGGTTGCTCATACAATCAGAGTTGTGTAGGCGTGTGGGTTGTAGATCTCTCG CGTACTGAGCCATGTATGGCTGGAGACACTGCGCAATCAAATGGTCATCCAGAGAAACGATCTTGCTCAGGAAGAGATCCAGTAGTTCTCAATGATAATAACTCAAAGACAGTTCTCGGGAAGCTGTCCGTTTCCCAAAATGTAGATCCTTTATTGAAGGAAACAAAGTCTCTAGGAAGATTATCTGTTTCTCAGAACTCTGATCCTTcgacaaaagaaacaaagtccATTGGAAGGTCATCAACATCACAAAATTCAGAGTCCTCGATGAAGGAATCAAAGCCTCTCGGGAGGTTGTCAGTTTCTCAAAATTCAGACGTTTCTAAAGAGTCAAGGACGTTTTCAT CCACAGGAAGTTTACCAGGCACTCCTCATAGGGTCAGTTCGACCAATGTATCAAAAGCCACTTCGGGTGTTTCAACAGCCGTCTCTAATGCTGCAACGTCAAGGAGGAATTTTACAAAAGCTAACCCAAAGGCGAATCCTGTCAATAAGGCAGCAGATTTTGCTCCGGTGATTGTCCCCAGAGCAGACCCTAGAATAGAGCAGGCTACTGAATCCAGAGCAGAACTTGACATAATTGCAAGAACCATGCCGTATTCATTGCAGGCGGCTGATTCCCGAAGGTCACCTAGCAGCAGAAATAACCCTGATCTGCCAGACGCTTCGGTTCTTGAAATGTCTGAGTCTCAGCCAGTTGAACCAAATAATATACCAGATGGGGGTACACTTCCTGGTGGAAAGGTTGGCATGCGGGGTGCAACTGAGCGAAGCATTAATGATTTTAGATACAAGAGATATGGCAGGAGTAATTCAAGGTCACGGATGGGGTCACCTCCACGAAACCACGATGAAAACT ATGACTTGGTAAGCCACAGATCAAATAGAGACCCAAGCCCCACTGAAAGTCAGAAAGGAG GAAGATTCCAGTCACTCGTCATAAATAGGGAGAGGAGAGGAAGATTTTCAAACTTCGAGGGTcctgtttcaaatttttcaaGTGGAAATATGCCTGCTCCAAACATCCGCCCTTCAAATATG TTCAAGCAGAGAGGGAACCATATGCCAGTTGAACAAGGGATCGATTCTCCTTCTGAAGAAAATATTGTTGAAGACATAATGGGAAAGCACAATCAATTTGTCAGCTCTATGCAGTCTCGTTTGGCTAAGTTACAG GTAGTTCGTAGATATTGGGAAAGGAATGATGTAAAAAATTCGATAGGCTCGATAGAGAAGATGGCTGATAATGCT GTTACTGCGGACGTACTGGGTATAATAACCGAGAGAAATGAGATTTTGACACTGGATAATTGTACCTCCCTTCTTCCCCTTCTAACAGCTCTTTTAGGGAGCGGCATGGATCA GCATTTGAGCGTTTCCCTGGATTTGCTGCTGAAGCTTGTCAGACTGTATGGGTCACCAATTTACTCATCACTGTCAGCTCCAGCATCTGTTGGTGTAGATATCGAGGCTGAGCAAAG GATCGAGCGCTACAGCCGTTGCTTTGTAGAGCTAGAGAAAGTCAAAGCATGCCTTCCCTCTCTAGCAAG AAGAGGAGGTTTGGTGGCCAAGTCTGTGCTCGAACTCAACCTAGCATTTCAGGAAGTTTCATCATAA
- a CDS encoding Leucine-rich repeat (LRR) family protein (Leucine-rich repeat (LRR) family protein; INVOLVED IN: signal transduction, defense response; LOCATED IN: cell wall; EXPRESSED IN: 17 plant structures; EXPRESSED DURING: 10 growth stages; CONTAINS InterPro DOMAIN/s: Leucine-rich repeat-containing N-terminal domain, type 2 (InterPro:IPR013210), Leucine-rich repeat (InterPro:IPR001611); BEST Arabidopsis thaliana protein match is: Leucine-rich repeat (LRR) family protein (TAIR:AT2G26380.1); Has 1807 Blast hits to 1807 proteins in 277 species: Archae - 0; Bacteria - 0; Metazoa - 736; Fungi - 347; Plants - 385; Viruses - 0; Other Eukaryotes - 339 (source: NCBI BLink).): protein MQNLKWVLMNLLFVSALVRNFVLSSSQQVICSSQDRATLLGFKSSIIEDTTGVLDSWVGKDCCNGDWEGVQCNPATGKVTGLVLQSAVNEPTLYMKGTLSPSLGNLRSLELLLITGNKFITGSIPNSFSNLTSLRQLILDDNSLQGNVLSSLGHLPLLEILSLAGNRFSGLVPASFGSLRRLTTMNLARNSFSGPIPVTFKNLLKLENLDLSSNLLSGPIPDFIGQFQNLTNLYLSSNRFSGVLPVSVYSLRKLQTMSLERNGLTGPLSDRFSYLKSLTSLQLSGNKFIGHIPASITGLQNLWSLNLSRNLFSDPLPVVGARGFPSLLSIDLSYNNLNLGAIPSWIRDKQLSDINLAGCKLRGTFPKLTRPTTLTSLDLSDNFLTGDVSAFLTSLTNVQKVKLSKNQLRFDLSKLKLPEGVASIDLSSNLVTGSLSSLINNKTSSFLEEIHLTNNQISGRIPDFGESLNLKVLNIGSNKISGQIPSSISNLVELVRLDISRNHITGGIPQAIGQLAQLKWLDLSINALTGRIPDSLLNIKTIKHASFRANRLCGQIPQGRPFNIFPAAAYLHNLCLCGKPLPACRKTMK, encoded by the coding sequence ATGCAAAACCTGAAATGGGTTTTGATGAAtctcttgtttgtttctgcTCTTGTTCgtaattttgttctttcatcATCACAACAAGTAATCTGTTCAAGCCAAGACAGAGCAACACTTCTGGGTTTCAAGTCAAGCATCATCGAGGACACAACAGGAGTTCTTGATTCATGGGTTGGTAAAGATTGTTGCAATGGAGATTGGGAAGGTGTTCAATGCAATCCAGCCACCGGAAAAGTCACCGGCTTGGTGTTACAATCCGCCGTGAACGAGCCTACTCTCTACATGAAAGGCACATTATCACCTTCTTTGGGTAATCTCCGATCTCTTGAGCTTTTGCTGATTACTGGAAACAAATTCATCACTGGTTCAATCCCCAACAGCTTCTCTAATCTGACCAGTCTTCGTCAGCTCATACTCGATGATAATTCTCTCCAAGGCaatgttctttcttctttaggCCATCTTCCATTGTTGGAGATTCTCTCTTTAGCTGGGAATCGCTTCTCAGGTCTTGTCCCGGCGAGTTTTGGAAGCTTGAGACGTCTTACTACGATGAATTTGGCTCGAAACTCTTTCTCTGGTCCAATCCCAGTGACTTTCAAGAACCTCCTCAAACTTGAGAATCTTGATCTCAGCTCCAATTTGTTATCTGGACCAATCCCAGATTTCATAGGCCAGTTTCAGAATTTAACCAATCTTTATCTCTCCAGCAACAGATTCTCCGGGGTGTTACCAGTTTCTGTTTACAGCTTAAGGAAGCTTCAAACCATGTCGTTGGAGCGTAATGGTCTAACCGGACCACTCTCAGATCGATTCAGCTATTTGAAGTCACTCACTAGCCTTCAGCTAAGCGGCAACAAGTTCATCGGTCACATTCCAGCATCCATTACAGGACTGCAGAATCTTTGGTCTCTCAACCTCTCAAGAAACCTGTTCTCTGATCCTCTGCCTGTTGTTGGAGCCAGAGGGTTCCCTTCTCTACTGTCCATTGATCTTTCCTACAACAACCTTAATCTTGGAGCAATTCCAAGCTGGATCAGAGACAAGCAACTCTCAGATATCAACTTAGCTGGTTGCAAACTGAGAGGAACCTTTCCAAAGCTAACAAGACCAACCACCTTGACGTCGCTAGATTTGTCTGACAACTTTCTCACAGGTGATGTTTCAGCTTTCCTTACAAGTTTGACCAATGTTCAGAAAGTGAAGCTCTCAAAGAACCAGCTCAGGTTCGATCTCTCCAAGCTGAAGTTGCCAGAAGGAGTCGCGTCTATTGATCTGAGTTCAAATCTAGTGACCGGGTCCCTTTCAAGCCTGATAAACAACAAGACAAGCAGTTTCTTGGAAGAGATCCATCTCACCAACAACCAAATCTCAGGGAGGATTCCAGATTTCGGAGAAAGCTTGAACCTGAAAGTTCTCAACATAGGAAGCAACAAAATCAGTGGACAAATCCCAAGTTCAATATCAAACCTTGTTGAACTTGTGAGACTAGACATCTCAAGGAATCACATAACAGGAGGCATACCTCAAGCTATAGGACAGCTAGCACAGCTCAAATGGCTTGATCTCTCGATCAATGCACTTACAGGAAGGATCCCGGATAGCTTATTGAACATCAAGACGATCAAACATGCGAGTTTCAGAGCCAACAGATTGTGTGGACAGATTCCACAAGGAAGACCATTCAACATCTTTCCTGCAGCTGCTTATCTGCATAACCTTTGCTTGTGTGGTAAGCCATTACCAGCTTGTAGGAAGACAATGAAGtga
- a CDS encoding uncharacterized protein (unknown protein; Has 30201 Blast hits to 17322 proteins in 780 species: Archae - 12; Bacteria - 1396; Metazoa - 17338; Fungi - 3422; Plants - 5037; Viruses - 0; Other Eukaryotes - 2996 (source: NCBI BLink).), giving the protein MLRPSVEMMITAEGGRFSSVIFSNLMMWTPHEADRERIHPEKTREERQ; this is encoded by the coding sequence ATGTTGAGACCGTCGGTTGAGATGATGATCACGGCGGAAGGGGGACGATTTTCTTCGGTTATCTTCTCCAATTTGATGATGTGGACGCCGCATGAAGCTGATCGAGAGAGAATTCATCCggagaaaacaagagaagagagacaatgA